The genomic segment TACGCGTAACGACCCTCGTCGTACATGCGGCGTAGATGCACCAGGCCACCAGCACCGCGCCGCGCGTTCCCCGACTGGATCGACACGGTCAAGCCCCGCGAGTCGCCTTTACCTGACCAGCCACAGTAGGGACCGGTCACGTCAGCGGTCGTGTCTTCGCCCGGCAACCTCGGGCGCCCCTCGACTGAGTACTTCTCGTCAGCGAGGAGACCCGGCGACACCAATCCGCACGGGTTCCCCAAGAACGGAGCAACGTCGAGCCCCTTCTCCGGAGGGACGGTATAAGGGTTCGGCCACAGCCCGGACGTCTCGCTAGCCGAGGGCTGCGAAACATTGACCGTCGGACTCCCCAACTCCTCCGACGAGCAGGCAGCCAGCAGCAGCGTAAAACCGATCAACGTAGCTGCACGGTTGATTGTCCTCACCGATCCATACCTCAACAGTTGTCAGCGTCCTTCCTGGAGAGTCCGGATACCGTCTTCAGCGACCACATCGGCCACTTCACAAGCCCGCTGCGGACTTTCGTGGAAGGCGAATCCTGTCGCCATGAATTTCGAAATCGAGATGGACAGTAAGATATCCGGAGAAGCGGATCTGATCTTGAAGTGCTCCCAATCCTTCGTAGACCGCCCATGCCGCGCGCAGGGTTCTTCGAAGAAATCAGGCACCCTCTTCAAGCTTTCGAAGGATATCCTCGGCGATCTTTTCGGCGTCAACACATGCACGCTGCGGATCATCGAAATAGTAACTAGCGGCAACACTGAAAAGCGCCTTGTCCGATATCGCCACGAGCACCGAACAGTCCCCGCGATCGCGGTTGTCACGGATGCCCCAGTATGCGGCAGGATAACCAGAAACGGTGGTCTCCTCCCACAACTCGAGAATCTCGTTCTGATGATGCTCACGTGCAGTTTCGAAGGCCCTCGATGCATGCTCGGATTCGCGGTCGATCAGCGTGACGCTGAGAACTTGCGAGTCCGCATTCTCCTCTGCACTCCAGCCACAAGTAGGCCCTGACAAGTTTTCCAGATCACGACCGAGATCGCTGACCTCGCCGAGTTCAACGCCAACACTGTCATATCCGTAGACGTTAAGCATCGACTCCGACAGAAGGCTGCACGGTTCAGCAAGGAGATCAGAGATAGACAAGTTCTCGGAAATCGGCAATTCTTGCACCATAGAGGAACTTCCCGTGGACGTCTGTGCAGACCCTGCGATCGCCGTCCCGGGCTCCCCTGCGGAACAGGCGACATTAGCCGCCGCAGCCAATATAGAGACGCCAAGGATCAGAACTTGCCGCAAATCACACACTCCTAACAACGTCCACGCCGAGAATGCCAGCGGTTTCGTTGATGATCGGCTCTTATCGGCTTCAGCTTCCCGTGAGCAAGGTGATCGACTTGGCATCCGCGTCATGTCAGCGGTCTCCGCCCAGAGTTTGAATGACGCCGGCCGCCAGTTCGGTCGCGGCCTGACACGCAGCGTCGGGATTGTCGCCGATGTACGCATTGGCCGTGAACGACATGTCGTCCGCGATCCCGACAGCTAACTGACAACGACCCTCGGCACGCTGGTCGACCGTTGCAGAGAACGCAGCCGGATAACCTGCGACCTCGGTCTCTTCCCAGAACTCGTATCTGCCCTGCTCGTACACGGCGTAGAGACCGTCGAGGCCGCCCATACCGCGCTTGGTGTTCTCTGACTGGACACCCACGCTCACACTGACAGATTCACCGGCCCAGCTGCAGTACGGCCCTGTGGCCCGTGCTGCAGCGTCGTTCTCCGGGAGCTTGGCTTCTCCGTCCTGCGCATCAAGCCCTAGAGAGTTGAGCGATTCTCCGGGAAGCAGATCGCATGGTCGAGAGAGAAAAGAATCGATACGGAGGGGCATCTGCACGGTGTACCGGCCACCCGGTTCCTGGGGCGAGGTGGTTCCCGTTCCTGATGTCCCGCCCAACTCTGGCGATCCCTCAGTCGTTCCCGAACAAGCCGCCAGAGCCGAAACGCCAAGTACCAGCACGGCGAGTCGCGTCACGTTCTTGCGCACTCAGACCTCACTCACATGCGTACGCCCAGCTGAATTTACGTGCGCATCACCAGGGTCGCCGAAGTCGGGCAGCCAGAGCACGCAAGCCACGTGCTGCGCGTGTCATCGATGACCGTAGGACGAGTCTTTCGCCTGAGTCACCGCGTCGCGCTCACGCCGTTCGCCGCCTCGTCGGCGAGGGCGTTGTACCACGCTTCAGCCATCATCACTCCCGCACAACATCACCGGAAACCATCACGAGGGTAACGAACACCGCGCAACCGGTCAGCCACTTCCCGAAACCGAGAACGGGAACAGCGCCTCCAGCTCGGCCAACGTCTCCGCGACGCTCACGTGCCGCACGCCGACCATTCCCGCCGACACCGCACCCGCCACGTTCACTGCGGAGTCGTCCACGAAGACGCACTCCCCCGGTGTGACGCCAAGCCGGTCGGCCGTCAGGCGATACACCGCCACATCGGGCTTCGCGACACCCACGTCGCCGGAGAAGACCACCGCGTCGAACCGATCCCCGAACGCCTCTCTCGCTTCCGGTCCACCTCCGGCGTTCGACAACAACGCGGTCCGCACCCCATGGGCGCGAGCGATGCGCACCGCCGCGTACAGGCGCTGCGCACCGACGTCGGTCAGCACACCCGCGTAGTCCAAAAGCAACGCTCGCAGCACCACGTCACCCTACGCCGCGCAATATCACACGGCTGTCAAACCGGCCCGGTGAGAGCGCACCCGATCACCTCATCAGGTCCTTTTTGAGGCGAAACGCGCGTTCGTTCCCTCTGTCTTAGTGGGCAGTCAGGGGGGCTGTCCGAGAGAACAGAAAGGACTGCGATGAACGCGTTCACGTCGGCCAGCGGGTTGTTGCCACTCAACCCGTACGAACCGACCGGATTCGGGGAGCGTTCGCAGGGGGAGGTCGCCGAGGGACAGCTGTCACTCGACGATCTGCTGGCCGAACTCCACGCCCACAACGTCGCTCGTCACGAGTACACGTTGTCCGCGCCGGGCAGGCGCATGCTGCACCGCGTGCTGACGGCGCTCGTGGAGGTCCAGGCAGGAAGGAGACCGGCCAGCCAGCTCGACGGGTGGCTGTCGCCCATGCTGCAGCGACGGCTGCGGGCAAGGCCGCGCACGGTCAGCACACGCTACGTACTACGGAACATCCACGTGTGCCGACCGGCTGAGGACGCGCTGGAGGTGTGCGGCACCGCCCACCTGACCGACCGTGCCTACGCGCTGGTGGCGCGCTTCGAGCACGGCGAGACAGGGTGGCGATGCACCCTGTTCACCGTGCTCGGTCGACGGCCCTAACGGCTGCCGCCGCGCTTGTTCTTCTTCGCCTGTTCGCGGGCGGCGGCCCGCCGCTCCCGACGCGTGGCACCGGCAGCAGCGCCGCTCTTGGCCTTGTTGGTCGTCGTGCCGTCACCGCGGGACTGCACGCCGCCGCCCTCGGACGGGCCCGAGAACGTCAAACCCTGCGGCGTCTGCCCACCGAGTCCTTTGCCCTGCAGCGCCGACGGCACCGGCTCCGGGGCGACGGTGGGCTGCGGCGGCACCGGACGCGCATGGCGCGGCCCGCCGGTCGCCTTCGCNNNNNNNNNNNNNNNNNNNNNNNNNNNNNNNNNNNNNNNNNNNNNNNNNNNNNNNNNNNNNNNNNNNNNNNNNNNNNNNNNNNNNNNNNNNNNNNNNNNNGTGG from the Saccharomonospora azurea NA-128 genome contains:
- a CDS encoding DUF3558 domain-containing protein yields the protein MRTINRAATLIGFTLLLAACSSEELGSPTVNVSQPSASETSGLWPNPYTVPPEKGLDVAPFLGNPCGLVSPGLLADEKYSVEGRPRLPGEDTTADVTGPYCGWSGKGDSRGLTVSIQSGNARRGAGGLVHLRRMYDEGRYAYWEDTSIGGYPAAYLDLADRRSAGGCGVAVAVADDMSFSVAVDAYADQPTEACSAAARFAEDVLGNLERGI
- a CDS encoding DUF3558 domain-containing protein; this translates as MRTSATIPTLRVRPRPNWRPASFKLWAETADMTRMPSRSPCSREAEADKSRSSTKPLAFSAWTLLGVCDLRQVLILGVSILAAAANVACSAGEPGTAIAGSAQTSTGSSSMVQELPISENLSISDLLAEPCSLLSESMLNVYGYDSVGVELGEVSDLGRDLENLSGPTCGWSAEENADSQVLSVTLIDRESEHASRAFETAREHHQNEILELWEETTVSGYPAAYWGIRDNRDRGDCSVLVAISDKALFSVAASYYFDDPQRACVDAEKIAEDILRKLEEGA
- a CDS encoding DUF3558 domain-containing protein, giving the protein MRKNVTRLAVLVLGVSALAACSGTTEGSPELGGTSGTGTTSPQEPGGRYTVQMPLRIDSFLSRPCDLLPGESLNSLGLDAQDGEAKLPENDAAARATGPYCSWAGESVSVSVGVQSENTKRGMGGLDGLYAVYEQGRYEFWEETEVAGYPAAFSATVDQRAEGRCQLAVGIADDMSFTANAYIGDNPDAACQAATELAAGVIQTLGGDR
- a CDS encoding HAD-IA family hydrolase: MVLRALLLDYAGVLTDVGAQRLYAAVRIARAHGVRTALLSNAGGGPEAREAFGDRFDAVVFSGDVGVAKPDVAVYRLTADRLGVTPGECVFVDDSAVNVAGAVSAGMVGVRHVSVAETLAELEALFPFSVSGSG
- a CDS encoding Rv3235 family protein, coding for MNAFTSASGLLPLNPYEPTGFGERSQGEVAEGQLSLDDLLAELHAHNVARHEYTLSAPGRRMLHRVLTALVEVQAGRRPASQLDGWLSPMLQRRLRARPRTVSTRYVLRNIHVCRPAEDALEVCGTAHLTDRAYALVARFEHGETGWRCTLFTVLGRRP